The proteins below come from a single Aphis gossypii isolate Hap1 unplaced genomic scaffold, ASM2018417v2 Contig00039, whole genome shotgun sequence genomic window:
- the LOC126553001 gene encoding uncharacterized protein LOC126553001: MSGKTYTSLDKAKSKLPKAMIKSDLSSTEDENFNGVPKYDLKRSASPKNKLSKKVKLHSEFQHESSSSCPPQYNPVKDTIDENVFYSQSIINQISTVSDNDSSILSDFDDSDKDQTWIAKPKKNSEKEFDSISPLKVTPTKSIPSPVFVMTSPSGPWRVSTEVII; this comes from the exons ATGTCAGGAAAAACATATA ctTCGTTAGATAAGGCTAAATCGAAATTGCCCAAAGCAATGATAAAATCAGATTTGTCATCTACCGaagatgaaaattttaatggtgtaccaaaatatgatttgaaaCGCAGTGCATCTCCCAAAAACAAGTTATCTAAAAAAGTGAAACTTCACTCAGAATTTCAGCATGAAAGTTCTTCAAGTTGCCCACCACAGTATAACCCTGTAAAAG atactattgatgaaaatgtattttattcacaatctatcataaatcaaatttctACTGTTTCTGATAATGATAGTTCTATCCTTAGCGATTTTGATGATTCCGATAAAGATCAAACATGGATTgctaaaccaaaaaaaaattcagaaaaGGAATTtg ATAGCATATCTCCATTAAAAGTAACGCCTACAAAATCTATTCCAAGCCCTGTCTTTGTTATGACATCACCCAGTGGACCATGGAGAGTAAGCAcagaagttataatataa